The following proteins are encoded in a genomic region of Triticum dicoccoides isolate Atlit2015 ecotype Zavitan chromosome 1B, WEW_v2.0, whole genome shotgun sequence:
- the LOC119348980 gene encoding probable magnesium transporter NIPA6 isoform X2, translated as MEGGMGGGGGGGQQELSADNVRGIVLALLSSGFIGSSFIIKKKGLRRAAVSSGISAGVGGHSYLLEPLWWVGMITMIVGEIANFVAYAFAPAVLVTPLGALSIIVSAVLAHFILNERLHALGVLGCVMCIAGSMVIVIHAPLEQEITSVKEIWHMATQPSFLLYVASVIVLVSVLVFHFSPLWGQSNVLIYTAICSLMGSLSVMSVKALGTSLKLTFEGTNQLAYPETWFFMLVVAICVLTQMNYLNKALDTFNTAVVSPIYYVMFTSLTILASIIMFKDWSGQSLGSITSEICGLIVVLSGTILLHVTKDYERIPQSRSLYAPLSPTSATRLNGELLRHVEEDVRRTDDEEKVLRRQEMY; from the exons ATGGAGGGAGGGATGGGGGGCGGAGGCGGGGGCGGGCAGCAGGAGCTGTCGGCGGACAACGTGCGCGGGATAGTGCTCGCGCTCCTCTCCAGCGGCTTCATCGGCTCCAGCTTCATCATCAAGAAGAAGGgcctccgccgcgccgccgtctcctccgGCATCAGCGCCG GGGTGGGTGGGCACTCCTACCTCCTGGAGCCCCTATGGTGGGTGGGCATGATCACCA TGATCGTGGGAGAGATCGCCAATTTCGTGGCGTACGCCTTCGCACCGGCGGTGCTGGTTACTCCTCTGGGAGCACTGAGCATAATCGTCAG TGCAGTGCTGGCCCATTTCATCCTGAACGAGAGGCTGCACGCGCTGGGGGTCCTCGGCTGCGTGATGTGCATCGCGGGGTCCATGGTGATCGTCATCCACGCGCCGCTGGAGCAGGAGATCACGTCTGTCAAGGAGAtttggcacatggcaacacaaccaT CTTTCTTGCTATATGTTGCTTCGGTTATAGTCCTGGTCTCTGTGCTGGTGTTCCATTTCTCCCCTCTCTGGGGGCAGTCGAACGTCTTGATCTACACCGCCATTTGCTCTTTGATGGGTTCTCTTTCG GTTATGAGTGTTAAAGCTCTTGGTACATCCTTGAAGTTGACTTTTGAGGGGACGAATCAGTTAGCATATCCCGAGACGTGGTTCTTTATGCTCGTCGTGGCTATTTGTGTGCTGACACAGATGAATTACCTGAACAAG GCACTTGATACATTTAACACGGCAGTTGTATCACCAATTTATTATGTGATGTTTACATCATTGACAATACTCGCAAGCATCATAATGTTTAAG GATTGGTCTGGTCAGAGCCTTGGAAGCATTACTTCTGAAATATGTGGCCTGATTGTCGTGTTGTCTGGTACCATCTTGTTGCATGTCACCAAGGATTACGAAAGGATCCCGCAATCGAGAA GCCTTTACGCACCGTTGTCTCCCACGTCGGCAACAAGATTGAACGGAGAACTACTGAGGCATGTCGAAGAGGATGTGAGGAGAACCGACGACGAAGAGAAAGTCTTGAGACGGCAGGAGATGTACTAG
- the LOC119348980 gene encoding probable magnesium transporter NIPA6 isoform X1, with protein sequence MEGGMGGGGGGGQQELSADNVRGIVLALLSSGFIGSSFIIKKKGLRRAAVSSGISAGVGGHSYLLEPLWWVGMITMIVGEIANFVAYAFAPAVLVTPLGALSIIVSAVLAHFILNERLHALGVLGCVMCIAGSMVIVIHAPLEQEITSVKEIWHMATQPSFLLYVASVIVLVSVLVFHFSPLWGQSNVLIYTAICSLMGSLSVMSVKALGTSLKLTFEGTNQLAYPETWFFMLVVAICVLTQMNYLNKALDTFNTAVVSPIYYVMFTSLTILASIIMFKDWSGQSLGSITSEICGLIVVLSGTILLHVTKDYERIPQSRIGLYAPLSPTSATRLNGELLRHVEEDVRRTDDEEKVLRRQEMY encoded by the exons ATGGAGGGAGGGATGGGGGGCGGAGGCGGGGGCGGGCAGCAGGAGCTGTCGGCGGACAACGTGCGCGGGATAGTGCTCGCGCTCCTCTCCAGCGGCTTCATCGGCTCCAGCTTCATCATCAAGAAGAAGGgcctccgccgcgccgccgtctcctccgGCATCAGCGCCG GGGTGGGTGGGCACTCCTACCTCCTGGAGCCCCTATGGTGGGTGGGCATGATCACCA TGATCGTGGGAGAGATCGCCAATTTCGTGGCGTACGCCTTCGCACCGGCGGTGCTGGTTACTCCTCTGGGAGCACTGAGCATAATCGTCAG TGCAGTGCTGGCCCATTTCATCCTGAACGAGAGGCTGCACGCGCTGGGGGTCCTCGGCTGCGTGATGTGCATCGCGGGGTCCATGGTGATCGTCATCCACGCGCCGCTGGAGCAGGAGATCACGTCTGTCAAGGAGAtttggcacatggcaacacaaccaT CTTTCTTGCTATATGTTGCTTCGGTTATAGTCCTGGTCTCTGTGCTGGTGTTCCATTTCTCCCCTCTCTGGGGGCAGTCGAACGTCTTGATCTACACCGCCATTTGCTCTTTGATGGGTTCTCTTTCG GTTATGAGTGTTAAAGCTCTTGGTACATCCTTGAAGTTGACTTTTGAGGGGACGAATCAGTTAGCATATCCCGAGACGTGGTTCTTTATGCTCGTCGTGGCTATTTGTGTGCTGACACAGATGAATTACCTGAACAAG GCACTTGATACATTTAACACGGCAGTTGTATCACCAATTTATTATGTGATGTTTACATCATTGACAATACTCGCAAGCATCATAATGTTTAAG GATTGGTCTGGTCAGAGCCTTGGAAGCATTACTTCTGAAATATGTGGCCTGATTGTCGTGTTGTCTGGTACCATCTTGTTGCATGTCACCAAGGATTACGAAAGGATCCCGCAATCGAGAA TAGGCCTTTACGCACCGTTGTCTCCCACGTCGGCAACAAGATTGAACGGAGAACTACTGAGGCATGTCGAAGAGGATGTGAGGAGAACCGACGACGAAGAGAAAGTCTTGAGACGGCAGGAGATGTACTAG
- the LOC119348981 gene encoding 50S ribosomal protein L33-like yields the protein MGKAKRASIFIRLVSAAGTGFFYVKRKNPRRITEKLEFRKYDPRVNKHVLFTEAKMK from the coding sequence ATGGGGAAGGCAAAGCGTGCTTCCATATTTATCAGGCTCGTTTCAGCAGCTGGGACTGGTTTTTTCTATGTGAAGCGCAAGAATCCTCGGCGGATTACAGAGAAGCTTGAGTTCAGGAAGTATGATCCTCGTGTAAACAAGCATGTTCTATTTACGGAAGCCAAGATGAAGTGA
- the LOC119350674 gene encoding beta-arabinofuranosyltransferase RAY1-like, giving the protein MPDFSRSPTRPRAPRCFSLRTATAVLLFRAAGEHRRAAASTALLPRPAEQDASSSSSSPSSSSPPHCSTPDGSPARQELAVRSWLALPWDVTVVLLGSHPSTLALAGRLGRRVTVEAAVDSSFTGTPFFHSMIARAQAAADSDICVLVDAEVVLLPEAVTLLTDLSRIDRDWLLVSMSRNVSSFPYNLAHSAMLEEIQAGKWAADGSDRGLVLAWNNPGRPLLAGVVPSFLYGRGAHSWWLAHEVLSSETRLVFDASSLVLGLYPEDFTAKRGAGLSSSGRLPDGSWESGVNRHLASVYGSYCHRPPGGHHHSFSMLYEVVKHSEDYMLSKVEEPSFSNFVIGREQNTHEGFGKPWNKENSCLSDHLPSYSSENPEAADAPYSLEMLLQFVTDENRSVVLGVAGASYRDMLMSWVCRLRHLRVTNFVVCALDQETYEFAVLQGLPVFRDPTSPKNVSFDDCHFGTQCFKRVTKVKSRIVLEIIRLGYNVLLSDVDVYWFRNPVKFLYSLGPATFAAQSDEFNETGPINMPRRLNSGFYYARSDSATITTMDMVVKHAAKSNSSEQPSFYDVLCGKGGVNRLGDDRCLEPSTNLTVVFLDRDKFPNGAYKGLWERHDLRLACRNLGCFIIHNNWVNGRKKKLWRQTASGLWDYDPSSRMCLQSWGEASSSFTAAEQFHASEDTES; this is encoded by the exons ATGCCTGACTTCTCCCGCTCCCCCACTCGCCCGCGCGCGCCCAGATGTTTCTCCCTTCGCAcggccaccgccgtcctcctcttcCGCGCCGCCGGGGAGCATCGTCGCGCCGCGGCGTCGACGGCCTTACTACCTCGCCCCGCCGAGCAggatgcctcttcttcctcctcctcgccttcgtcgtCCTCGCCGCCGCACTGCTCCACC CCCGACGGCTCGCCCGCGCGGCAGGAGCTGGCGGTGCGGTCGTGGCTGGCGCTCCCGTGGGACGTCACCGTCGTGCTCCTCGGCTCCCACCCGTCGACGCTCGCGCTCGCCGGGCGGCTCGGACGCCGGGTCACCGTCGAGGCCGCCGTCGATTCCTC GTTCACGGGGACGCCATTCTTCCACTCCATGATCGCAAGGGCGCAAGCCGCCGCCGACTCCGACATCTGCGTCCTCGTCGACGCCGAAGTCGTTCTGCTCCCCGAAGCCGTCACATTACTGACAGATCTCAGCAGAATTGACCGTGATTGGCTCCTCGTTTCAATGTCACGCAACGTTTCCAGCTTCCCCTACAATCTCGCCCACAGTGCGATG CTAGAGGAGATTCAGGCTGGCAAATGGGCAGCAGATGGCAGCGACAGGGGGCTCGTTCTCGCGTGGAACAATCCGGGCCGTCCATTGCTAGCAGGAGTTGTGCCTTCCTTTCTGTATGGAAGAGGGGCGCACAGCTGGTGGCTGGCCCATGAGGTTCTGTCATCTGAAACGAGACTCGTCTTCGATGCAAGCAGTCTAGTTCTTGGGCTATACCCCGAAGATTTCACCGCAAAGCGCGGCGCTGGTTTGAGTAGCAGCGGTAGATTACCTGATGGATCATGGGAGAGCGGTGTCAATCGCCATCTCGCTTCGGTTTATGGGTCGTATTGCCATCGTCCGCCAGGAGGACATCATCATTCTTTTTCCATGCTGTATGAAGTGGTAAAGCATTCGGAAGATTACATGTTGAGCAAAGTTGAGGAGCCTAGCTTCTCAAATTTTGTCATAGGTAGAGAACAGAATACCCATGAAGGGTTTGGTAAGCCATGGAACAAAGAGAACAGCTGCTTGTCTGACCATCTGCCAAGCTATTCTTCAGAAAACCCGGAGGCAGCTGATGCTCCATATTCTCTAGAAATGCTCCTTCAGTTTGTAACAGATGAGAATCGGTCTGTTGTTCTTGGTGTAGCTGGGGCAAGTTACAGGGACATGCTCATGAGCTGGGTGTGCCGCTTGCGCCATCTCAGAGTCACCAATTTTGTAGTCTGTGCTCTAGatcaagagacatacgaattcgccGTCTTGCAG GGTTTGCCAGTTTTCAGAGATCCAACGTCGCCAAAGAACGTCAGTTTTGATGACTGCCACTTTGGAACCCAGTGTTTTAAGCGAGTGACGAAGGTTAAATCGCGCATTGTTCTGGAGATTATAAGGCTGGGGTACAATGTGCTGCTGAGTGATGTTGATGTCTATTGGTTTCGAAATCCAGTGAAGTTCCTGTATTCTCTTGGACCAGCAACATTTGCAGCACAATCAGATGAATTCAATGAGACAG GGCCAATAAACATGCCACGCCGCCTAAATTCGGGTTTCTACTACGCCCGATCAGACAGCGCCACCATCACCACAATGGATATGGTAGTGAAGCACGCGGCCAAATCAAACTCATCAGAGCAGCCAAGCTTCTATGACGTCTTGTGTGGGAAGGGGGGTGTGAACCGCCTCGGCGATGACAGATGCTTAGAGCCTAGCACGAACCTCACTGTCGTGTTCCTGGACCGGGACAAGTTTCCCAATGGAGCTTACAAGGGACTTTGGGAGAGGCACGATCTGCGCTTGGCTTGCAGGAACCTTGGGTGCTTCATCATCCACAATAACTGGGTAAACGGGAGGAAGAAGAAACTCTGGCGACAGACAGCGTCCGGACTGTGGGACTATGATCCTAGCTCCAGGATGTGCTTGCAGAGCTGGGGTGAAGCAAGTAGTAGCTTCACAGCGGCCGAGCAGTTTCATGCGTCTGAGGACACAGAAAGTTAG